A region from the Armatimonadota bacterium genome encodes:
- a CDS encoding S8 family serine peptidase has protein sequence MRPLACRLNRKLLLGLVLTSLVSLFFTIVAAADARNLNYVPNEYIIHVQSGTSPSAVESLVNSMGASVVNKLPLSDMYHIKMGHSSRVSIFGSPSLSSHSSSLSSRIASKWAIDHIQPNYIYTLCDVPNDTGYVNQWGMKMINMPDAWDIEKGSDEYKVGVIDTGVADHPDLDGRVLPGYDFVDNDTDCSNDLVGHGTFVSGIIAAQGDNEVGVTGVCWENVKILPIRAFSGIYSDADTLLKAEQYALDQGVDVLNMSYGGYGDDSATDAMMAKLYAAGVILVAAAGNDDTSVPCYPAACNGVISVSALGPDESLASYSNYGSSIDIAAPGGDMSVENDPDGIYSTSVTTDDSTGAYVYSYAYEQGTSFACPHVAGAAALLLSYDIPAGEVTGRLLESARAPKTGTLDPYKYGAGVLDVAAALTNAGIKILQPSAGGTVSCRPTIKISLNNIDSASVKVYMDYPDADGNGVPDNLDDMSYVIINSSNISSYLVSDIITWPLDSSDCSLSAGEHSIYVKGAASAGAKEYTDWAVFTVTAKTFSPGLYLISLPYDIAGFDTGTLKMKALPENLFLNADGESSDFSDTSTSRVRLARWAPKTTSASGAGYLNYPDDLLAWQNPLDSNSSYSWYTGGSYNQNSGKYAFPAGSGFWLLVPSSEEVVLNSTYNTTKTSDAYEVSLYKGWNMFGNPYDKQITWTNALFTYKGTTKSLSDAQAAGWISTSVYYYTQTPVRGYHRLSNRDLLEAYTGYWLYARVGGVTSGDSLKMTILP, from the coding sequence ATGAGACCGCTTGCATGTCGGTTGAATAGAAAGTTGTTGCTTGGCTTGGTGCTGACATCACTGGTCAGCCTGTTTTTTACCATCGTTGCGGCAGCGGATGCGAGAAATCTGAACTATGTACCCAATGAGTACATCATCCACGTGCAATCAGGAACCAGTCCCTCAGCAGTCGAGAGCCTCGTGAACAGTATGGGAGCTTCGGTCGTAAACAAGCTTCCATTGTCCGATATGTATCACATAAAGATGGGGCATTCTTCCAGGGTGTCGATATTCGGTAGCCCATCATTAAGCTCTCATTCGTCGTCATTAAGCTCCAGAATAGCTTCCAAGTGGGCAATCGACCATATTCAGCCCAACTATATCTACACGCTTTGCGATGTCCCAAATGACACGGGCTATGTGAACCAATGGGGCATGAAAATGATCAACATGCCTGATGCCTGGGATATCGAAAAAGGCAGCGACGAATATAAAGTCGGAGTAATAGATACAGGCGTTGCTGATCATCCGGATCTGGACGGAAGAGTATTGCCCGGCTATGACTTTGTGGATAATGACACCGATTGCAGCAATGATCTGGTAGGCCACGGCACGTTTGTTTCGGGTATTATAGCGGCACAAGGTGATAATGAAGTAGGTGTCACCGGGGTATGCTGGGAAAACGTGAAAATCCTGCCTATTCGGGCATTTAGCGGAATATACTCGGATGCTGATACCCTTCTTAAAGCAGAGCAATATGCTTTGGACCAGGGTGTAGACGTGTTGAACATGAGTTATGGCGGCTATGGAGATGACTCCGCTACCGATGCAATGATGGCAAAGCTCTACGCTGCCGGTGTTATCCTTGTAGCAGCCGCCGGAAACGATGATACAAGTGTTCCGTGTTATCCGGCCGCATGCAATGGAGTGATCTCTGTCTCTGCATTAGGTCCTGATGAGAGTCTGGCTTCCTATTCCAACTACGGTTCGTCAATCGACATTGCCGCGCCGGGCGGGGATATGAGCGTGGAGAATGATCCTGACGGAATCTACAGCACATCCGTTACAACAGATGATAGCACTGGCGCGTATGTCTACTCTTATGCATATGAACAAGGCACCTCGTTCGCGTGCCCTCATGTAGCGGGCGCGGCGGCGCTTTTACTAAGCTACGATATTCCTGCAGGCGAAGTTACAGGCAGACTGCTGGAGTCTGCCCGTGCTCCAAAGACCGGCACGCTGGACCCTTACAAGTATGGCGCAGGCGTGCTGGACGTGGCTGCGGCTCTGACCAATGCCGGCATAAAAATTCTTCAGCCCAGTGCGGGCGGAACGGTTTCCTGCAGGCCAACAATCAAGATATCTCTCAATAATATTGATTCGGCATCCGTCAAGGTCTATATGGACTATCCTGATGCTGACGGTAATGGCGTGCCTGATAATCTGGATGACATGTCATATGTTATTATAAACAGTTCAAATATCAGCAGCTATCTCGTTTCGGATATAATAACTTGGCCGCTCGACTCATCGGATTGTTCCCTCAGTGCGGGCGAACACTCAATCTACGTTAAGGGTGCAGCATCTGCCGGCGCGAAAGAATACACCGACTGGGCGGTCTTTACGGTTACTGCCAAGACTTTTTCGCCCGGCCTCTACTTGATATCACTTCCTTACGACATTGCCGGTTTTGATACCGGGACCTTGAAGATGAAAGCGCTGCCGGAGAATCTATTTCTCAATGCCGATGGAGAATCATCCGACTTTTCTGATACAAGCACCTCAAGAGTCCGTCTTGCTCGTTGGGCTCCAAAGACTACTTCTGCGTCCGGAGCAGGATACTTAAACTATCCGGATGACCTGCTTGCGTGGCAGAACCCACTCGACTCGAACTCAAGTTACAGTTGGTATACGGGCGGCAGTTACAATCAAAACTCCGGAAAATATGCATTTCCTGCAGGTTCCGGCTTCTGGCTATTGGTTCCGAGCTCTGAGGAAGTGGTGCTGAACAGCACGTACAATACGACCAAAACGAGTGATGCATATGAAGTCAGTCTTTATAAAGGTTGGAATATGTTCGGCAATCCATATGACAAGCAGATCACATGGACCAATGCCTTGTTTACTTATAAAGGCACAACAAAATCATTATCTGATGCCCAGGCTGCCGGATGGATAAGTACGAGTGTGTATTACTATACTCAAACTCCGGTCCGTGGCTATCACAGGTTGTCAAACCGCGATCTGCTGGAGGCGTATACAGGATACTGGCTCTACGCCAGAGTTGGCGGAGTGACTTCAGGCGATTCTCTCAAGATGACAATTTTGCCGTAG
- the coaE gene encoding dephospho-CoA kinase (Dephospho-CoA kinase (CoaE) performs the final step in coenzyme A biosynthesis.), giving the protein MAYVIGITGGIGTGKSTVLGMLAELGARVLSADDVARQVLDVGEPAYLEVRKRFGEGVMLPDGRINRPALAQLIFADSKARADLDAITHPRIIDKIGLAIKTFRDNPADDKVLAVEIPLLMECHMESMVDEVILVAAEQETQVSRLTSRSGISRDDALRRIGSQMPMEFKVRRADRVIWNDSDLGSLRASVEGVWREILLLLHE; this is encoded by the coding sequence ATGGCTTACGTAATAGGCATAACTGGTGGAATTGGCACAGGCAAGAGCACGGTGCTCGGTATGCTGGCTGAATTGGGTGCCCGCGTTCTAAGCGCCGACGACGTTGCCAGGCAAGTTTTGGATGTAGGCGAGCCTGCATATCTTGAGGTCCGCAAGCGCTTTGGAGAGGGTGTGATGCTTCCCGATGGCCGCATCAACAGGCCGGCTCTCGCGCAATTGATTTTCGCCGACTCCAAAGCCAGAGCGGATCTTGATGCAATAACCCATCCACGTATCATCGATAAAATCGGCCTTGCGATAAAGACATTTAGAGACAATCCTGCCGATGACAAGGTGTTGGCGGTAGAGATTCCACTTTTGATGGAATGCCATATGGAGTCGATGGTGGATGAAGTAATCCTGGTTGCTGCGGAACAAGAGACGCAGGTAAGTCGTCTGACAAGCAGAAGTGGTATCTCTCGCGATGATGCCCTTCGCAGGATCGGTTCACAAATGCCGATGGAGTTCAAAGTTCGCCGTGCCGACCGCGTGATATGGAACGACTCGGATTTGGGGTCTTTGCGGGCATCGGTAGAAGGTGTTTGGCGTGAAATCCTCTTGCTCTTACATGAGTAG
- the rpsA gene encoding 30S ribosomal protein S1 yields MSDENVEREQTSVHTHEMSETPFGSGANEPGQVDESLKPAEESVTTEAEEPMTMEAAMAQMGGAGVDYSGTFRSLSPGDVVEGVVVHIDREGVLVDVGTKSEGVIKPNELTRDPSLEPEEVVSIGEKIKVYVVESESHEGGPVLSKKRADFENAWDRVDKAFADKEVIKAMVTDRVKGGLVVDLGIRGFVPASHVQSGKLKNLDKFVGQSMPFKIIEVDRERRKVVLSNRLAVEEEREELKKETVATLAVGQIREGVVRRLTDYGAFIDLGGVDGLLHISEMSWTRINHPSEVVKVGQKIQVMVLKLNLEQGRVSLGLRQILPDPWEDIKRLYKVGDVFTGAISRLVPFGAFVQVEGGIEGIIPNSELALKRVNNPEEVVSVGQEVEVKVIDLRPDERRLTLSMRQLMTQKEKEREETEFRSYAQAKPETKTTIGDLIGEQLGELDFGEKKEKPAKKSRTKAKKEEITEAEALAQAQEELEMEESIKAEMEPVTEAPEAAAEAETPSETAEVAETPVQEPVALAAEEESKESEA; encoded by the coding sequence ATGTCTGATGAGAATGTGGAGCGGGAGCAAACGTCCGTCCATACGCACGAGATGTCTGAGACCCCTTTCGGTTCCGGCGCTAATGAGCCGGGTCAGGTTGATGAGAGTCTGAAGCCTGCGGAGGAGTCGGTAACGACTGAGGCCGAGGAACCGATGACCATGGAGGCGGCGATGGCCCAGATGGGTGGAGCCGGAGTCGATTATTCAGGGACGTTCAGGTCACTGTCTCCGGGTGATGTCGTCGAGGGTGTAGTTGTACACATCGACCGAGAAGGCGTGCTTGTGGATGTAGGAACGAAGTCGGAAGGCGTAATTAAGCCCAACGAGCTTACGCGCGATCCCAGCCTTGAGCCGGAAGAGGTCGTCTCCATTGGCGAGAAGATAAAGGTCTATGTTGTCGAGTCTGAAAGTCATGAAGGCGGACCTGTTCTTTCCAAGAAGAGAGCTGACTTCGAAAACGCATGGGACCGGGTTGACAAGGCATTTGCCGACAAGGAAGTCATCAAGGCGATGGTTACCGACCGTGTCAAGGGCGGGCTGGTTGTCGATCTCGGGATCAGGGGTTTCGTCCCCGCATCACATGTCCAGAGCGGCAAGCTCAAGAACCTGGATAAGTTTGTCGGTCAGAGCATGCCGTTTAAGATAATCGAAGTCGATCGAGAGCGCAGGAAAGTCGTCCTCTCCAACAGGCTTGCGGTTGAAGAAGAGCGCGAAGAGCTCAAGAAAGAGACTGTTGCGACACTTGCGGTTGGTCAGATCCGAGAAGGCGTCGTTCGCAGGCTTACCGATTACGGCGCATTTATCGACCTGGGTGGCGTTGACGGCCTGTTGCACATTTCCGAGATGTCCTGGACCAGGATCAATCATCCGTCCGAGGTCGTAAAGGTCGGCCAGAAAATTCAGGTCATGGTTCTCAAGCTCAACCTGGAGCAGGGCAGGGTTTCCCTTGGTCTCAGGCAGATACTGCCCGATCCGTGGGAAGATATCAAACGGCTCTATAAAGTGGGTGATGTCTTTACCGGCGCAATCTCCAGGCTCGTTCCGTTCGGCGCTTTCGTTCAGGTCGAGGGCGGCATTGAGGGCATCATACCCAACTCCGAGCTTGCTTTGAAGCGTGTCAATAATCCTGAAGAGGTAGTCAGCGTCGGTCAGGAGGTAGAGGTCAAGGTCATTGACCTTCGCCCCGACGAGCGGCGGTTGACTCTGTCCATGAGGCAGTTGATGACTCAGAAGGAGAAAGAGCGTGAAGAGACCGAGTTTCGCAGCTACGCTCAAGCCAAGCCCGAGACCAAGACCACAATAGGTGACCTGATCGGCGAGCAGCTTGGTGAACTTGATTTCGGCGAAAAGAAGGAGAAACCCGCGAAGAAATCAAGAACCAAAGCCAAGAAGGAAGAGATCACCGAAGCTGAAGCTCTGGCTCAGGCTCAGGAAGAGCTGGAGATGGAAGAGAGTATCAAGGCCGAGATGGAGCCGGTTACTGAGGCGCCTGAAGCCGCCGCTGAGGCCGAAACTCCGTCCGAGACCGCCGAGGTTGCCGAAACGCCCGTCCAAGAGCCTGTGGCGCTCGCAGCCGAAGAAGAGTCTAAAGAATCTGAAGCATAG
- a CDS encoding sulfite exporter TauE/SafE family protein — protein sequence MHLDLWQWFFGVSAAVIVGVSKTGVPGVGILVVTLLAMAFGGRQSVGIMLPMLIFADVFAVIWYHRHTQWDKLLRLFPWVVVGMAVGAVSMWLVGKSQSTKDILGIIIGALIIVMLVLHLLRSHMNDRLTPHSRAGVASTGVFAGFTTTVSNAAGPIMTIYLSALGMSKKEFMGTSAWYFFIINVSKVPIYIFLTMLNPAKPVISAHSLIIDAVLLPGILGGVFLGKWMLPRISQRAFNDTVLFLAAIGAIKLIIN from the coding sequence ATGCATTTGGATCTTTGGCAATGGTTCTTTGGAGTTAGCGCAGCGGTCATCGTAGGGGTGTCCAAGACTGGAGTGCCCGGTGTCGGGATACTGGTGGTCACTCTGCTTGCAATGGCTTTTGGCGGAAGGCAGTCTGTCGGCATTATGCTGCCAATGTTAATATTTGCAGATGTCTTTGCGGTCATATGGTATCACAGGCACACGCAGTGGGATAAACTGCTTAGGCTCTTTCCATGGGTGGTGGTCGGTATGGCAGTGGGCGCTGTTTCCATGTGGCTGGTCGGCAAGTCTCAGAGCACCAAAGATATCCTGGGCATTATAATCGGCGCTTTAATAATAGTAATGTTGGTGCTGCATCTCCTGCGTTCTCATATGAATGACCGCCTCACTCCGCATTCACGAGCCGGAGTTGCTTCCACTGGTGTGTTTGCTGGGTTTACAACGACTGTTTCCAATGCCGCCGGGCCTATTATGACTATATATTTGTCCGCACTGGGGATGTCCAAAAAAGAGTTCATGGGCACGTCGGCGTGGTATTTTTTTATTATCAATGTAAGCAAAGTCCCGATCTATATATTTCTTACAATGTTGAACCCGGCTAAACCGGTTATCTCAGCACACTCTCTTATCATAGACGCAGTGTTGTTGCCTGGTATTTTGGGCGGTGTTTTTCTCGGCAAGTGGATGCTGCCGCGTATTTCTCAGAGGGCGTTCAACGACACGGTGCTTTTTCTTGCAGCCATTGGGGCGATTAAGCTAATAATAAACTGA
- a CDS encoding YHS domain-containing protein: MPKDPVCGQYISSDTPYKSEYEGEMYYFCSAACEEEFDCNSDEYIFIEEPRAERAEAED; this comes from the coding sequence ATGCCTAAAGACCCAGTATGCGGACAGTATATATCGTCAGATACTCCATACAAGAGCGAGTATGAAGGAGAAATGTATTATTTTTGCAGCGCCGCCTGCGAGGAGGAGTTCGACTGCAACTCCGACGAGTATATTTTCATCGAAGAGCCTAGAGCCGAGCGTGCCGAAGCGGAGGATTGA
- a CDS encoding tetratricopeptide repeat protein, giving the protein MLKCEDCNLILDEGVHFCPKCGKDLTSGVGTSRISTLEVGAHLTSANLHRIRKEWDEAIADATEALRVDPGNSDIASLLGVIYQERGMLDDSVIWFQMALEMNPDSTSDRARLKQVKDLIAQGGTAVKSKDRFRIFENHTRIWAVSMAVVFIVVVVFALILTGKHKNEDYSSQSSPRPQSESSSANIDQAAPPIRAQAGNSVDESTQSQKTDSLSGSGSSSTRTPAEVKINQDISQAGGIGSAKVDDVIADPRQAVVIVTYSVPASSVNKGSILTTSAAVAKAAFAANTEVKTVTVRCVVTPSGESSTQIAFVGDIVRKTVEALGANPTSSQIETSFTSAWWNPQIK; this is encoded by the coding sequence ATGTTAAAGTGTGAAGACTGTAATTTAATCCTTGACGAGGGCGTTCACTTCTGTCCGAAGTGCGGAAAGGACCTGACTTCGGGCGTTGGCACGAGCCGGATATCCACGCTTGAAGTTGGCGCGCATTTGACCTCGGCGAACCTTCACCGCATACGAAAAGAATGGGATGAAGCCATTGCTGATGCTACCGAAGCTCTGCGCGTCGATCCGGGCAATTCGGACATAGCGTCGTTGTTGGGAGTGATATACCAGGAGCGTGGTATGCTTGATGACTCTGTTATATGGTTCCAGATGGCCCTTGAGATGAACCCCGACAGCACCTCTGATCGTGCCCGGCTTAAACAGGTGAAAGATCTGATAGCCCAAGGCGGCACGGCAGTCAAGTCAAAGGATCGCTTCAGAATATTTGAGAATCATACCCGCATCTGGGCTGTTTCTATGGCAGTGGTGTTTATTGTCGTGGTAGTATTTGCTCTCATCCTCACCGGCAAGCATAAAAACGAGGATTATTCATCGCAGTCAAGTCCAAGGCCGCAGTCTGAATCGTCCTCCGCGAATATTGACCAGGCAGCCCCGCCGATTCGAGCCCAGGCAGGCAATTCGGTGGATGAATCGACACAATCACAAAAAACCGATTCTCTCTCCGGCTCCGGTTCAAGCTCTACCAGGACTCCAGCCGAGGTCAAGATCAATCAGGACATATCCCAGGCCGGCGGTATCGGTTCAGCAAAAGTAGATGATGTCATAGCTGACCCGCGCCAGGCCGTTGTGATCGTAACATATTCTGTTCCTGCTTCTTCGGTAAACAAAGGCTCGATCCTGACCACATCGGCAGCAGTTGCAAAGGCTGCATTTGCCGCAAATACAGAGGTCAAGACAGTTACCGTGCGCTGTGTGGTAACGCCAAGTGGCGAATCATCTACACAGATCGCTTTCGTAGGCGACATAGTCCGAAAGACTGTGGAAGCGCTTGGCGCCAACCCGACCTCAAGCCAGATTGAAACATCCTTCACCAGTGCATGGTGGAACCCTCAAATCAAGTAA
- a CDS encoding HEPN domain-containing protein, translated as MTPKESSYPSDWLNIAQSDLDRAKRMLDDDDPDAAGFFVQQTVEKHLKAYLLYHGWQLMRIHDLEALLNEALTYDSSLEDFRHLCQKASGYYFINRYPMPMSVGITVAEVRESLDQAITMIDTLRSGMGC; from the coding sequence ATGACGCCTAAAGAGTCTTCATATCCGAGTGACTGGCTGAATATCGCTCAGTCTGATTTGGATAGAGCAAAGCGAATGCTGGACGATGACGACCCTGATGCTGCAGGCTTCTTTGTGCAGCAGACCGTTGAGAAGCACCTCAAGGCGTATTTGTTATATCATGGTTGGCAACTCATGCGGATCCATGATCTGGAGGCGCTACTCAATGAAGCGCTTACCTACGATTCTTCTCTAGAAGACTTCAGGCATTTGTGCCAAAAGGCCAGCGGCTATTATTTTATAAATCGTTATCCAATGCCGATGTCGGTCGGCATTACAGTTGCTGAAGTAAGAGAGTCTTTAGACCAGGCAATCACAATGATTGATACGCTTAGGTCGGGCATGGGCTGCTGA
- a CDS encoding nucleotidyltransferase domain-containing protein: MTIMLQDAAIKRIVDKLAAEYAPQRIILFGSYAEGHPGSDSDVDLLIVKDTQERFIDRWTTVRRILADRERKLPIDTLVMTPGEVADRLAAGDQFVAKIIREGRVLYDA; the protein is encoded by the coding sequence ATGACAATAATGCTTCAAGATGCTGCAATAAAGAGGATTGTAGATAAGCTGGCGGCTGAATATGCTCCGCAGCGAATCATACTCTTCGGCTCATATGCGGAAGGTCACCCAGGTTCCGATAGCGATGTTGATTTACTCATCGTTAAAGACACACAGGAACGCTTTATAGATAGATGGACGACTGTTCGTCGGATACTGGCCGATCGAGAGCGAAAGCTTCCAATCGATACACTTGTAATGACTCCTGGCGAGGTTGCCGACAGACTTGCTGCGGGTGATCAGTTTGTAGCCAAAATCATCCGAGAGGGCAGAGTACTCTATGACGCCTAA
- a CDS encoding bifunctional 5,10-methylenetetrahydrofolate dehydrogenase/5,10-methenyltetrahydrofolate cyclohydrolase has product MQAKILDGSATAKEIRAELAGRVEKLKSEKGITPRLSVILVGTDPASVTYTRMKKKACEATGMISDLIELPADSTQQQVKDVIARLNNDPTVHGIMVQHPVPSHLDELDILATVSVDKDVDGISAMSLGRLVLGTADFVSCTPLGIVTLLERYGIEIKGKEAVVVGRSIILGKPVALALLERHATVTICHSRTQNLADVVGRADILVAAIGKPEFIKGSWIKEGAVVVDAGYNKVEGTSHDVGDVEFDEAAGRASYITPVPGGVGPMTIAMLLSQTVKAAEKFSG; this is encoded by the coding sequence TTGCAGGCGAAGATTCTTGACGGCAGCGCGACGGCAAAAGAGATTCGCGCGGAGCTTGCCGGGCGTGTAGAGAAGCTGAAGAGCGAGAAGGGTATTACTCCCAGGTTATCTGTGATTCTGGTAGGAACTGACCCGGCTTCCGTGACATATACCCGCATGAAGAAAAAGGCCTGCGAGGCCACGGGCATGATCTCCGACCTGATTGAACTGCCCGCAGACAGCACTCAGCAGCAGGTCAAAGACGTTATAGCCAGGCTCAATAATGACCCGACCGTTCATGGAATTATGGTGCAGCATCCGGTCCCGTCTCATCTGGATGAGCTGGATATTCTCGCGACTGTCTCGGTCGATAAGGACGTCGACGGCATCAGCGCTATGAGCCTGGGCAGGCTGGTTTTAGGCACAGCCGATTTTGTGTCCTGCACTCCGCTTGGAATTGTTACACTCCTTGAGCGATACGGTATTGAGATTAAGGGAAAGGAAGCTGTTGTAGTAGGGCGGAGTATCATCCTGGGCAAGCCGGTTGCGCTGGCTCTGCTCGAAAGGCACGCTACAGTCACTATATGCCACTCACGCACACAAAACCTTGCGGATGTAGTTGGCAGAGCTGATATTTTGGTAGCAGCGATAGGCAAGCCCGAGTTTATAAAGGGCAGTTGGATAAAAGAAGGCGCAGTCGTGGTCGATGCGGGTTATAATAAAGTCGAGGGCACTTCTCACGACGTTGGAGACGTAGAATTTGATGAAGCTGCAGGCAGGGCAAGTTATATCACGCCGGTTCCCGGTGGTGTCGGCCCGATGACTATCGCTATGCTGCTCTCTCAAACCGTTAAAGCTGCAGAGAAATTCTCAGGTTAG
- the nusB gene encoding transcription antitermination factor NusB yields MRLERTGKYNMKKTRRAARELALNILYQTGSCGMPFEEAIGTAMEFADLSSLGTKHPEKAEEVRAYADLLARGVREHLSELDSHISRLAQGWPVDRQPAVDRNILRIAIFEIDHVDSVPPIVAVDEAVEMAKKFSTAESGKFVNGVLAAYLREMESKEEEVAGEDS; encoded by the coding sequence TAACATGAAAAAGACCAGACGAGCGGCGAGGGAACTCGCCCTTAATATTTTATATCAGACAGGCTCCTGCGGCATGCCTTTTGAAGAGGCGATTGGCACAGCGATGGAGTTCGCCGACCTGAGCAGTCTCGGAACAAAGCATCCCGAGAAGGCAGAAGAGGTGCGAGCATATGCTGATTTGCTTGCCAGGGGTGTCAGGGAGCATCTATCTGAGCTTGATTCGCATATATCCAGGCTGGCGCAGGGCTGGCCGGTGGACCGCCAGCCTGCGGTAGACCGCAACATACTTAGAATAGCTATCTTTGAGATAGACCATGTTGACTCGGTCCCGCCGATTGTCGCGGTAGATGAGGCTGTTGAGATGGCAAAGAAGTTCTCCACGGCTGAGTCGGGCAAGTTCGTAAACGGTGTATTGGCGGCCTACCTGAGAGAGATGGAGTCCAAGGAGGAAGAGGTTGCAGGCGAAGATTCTTGA